From Xiphophorus hellerii strain 12219 chromosome 9, Xiphophorus_hellerii-4.1, whole genome shotgun sequence, a single genomic window includes:
- the nek1 gene encoding serine/threonine-protein kinase Nek1 isoform X1 has protein sequence MEKYEKVKQIGEGSFGKAILVKSKDDGRQYVIKEIGISGMSSKERQESRREVAVLANMSHPNIVQYKESFEEGGCLYIVMDYCEGGDLFKKINSQKGVLFPEEQILDWFVQICLALKHVHGRKILHRDIKSQNIFLTKEGTVQLGDFGIARVLNSTVELARTCIGTPYYLSPEICENKPYNNKSDIWALGCVLYEMCTLKHAFEAGNMKNLVLKIIRGSFPPVSVHYSQELRSLLAQLFKRNPRERPSIGSILDKPFLSCRIERFLTPQIIAQEFRHAFLHKQPKMGVAQVPSAQKITKPACKYGVPLAVRKAGDGAKKPSERKAAVKHKPAVLPAAPHRRISQVEEERKKHEDGIRKKRMELIEKERKRREQMFLLKGEQMKRYEKEKISRINQAREQGWKHVLSSSGGSSPERKCFVGGKRAVGIQGSVLSPYEHHYAAVDQVAKPQPKDPSREGPSAGPGSPIRGVPAAAGPVLLNGPARRLNSDVIKRELQRLHHVSKQAQISRQRGQIPAERAFQVEEFLQRKREAMLNKVKAEGQLGTRQNLAAIYGSRAGSARFRRPKVNKEEEEYLARLRQIRLQNFNERQQIKARLRGEKYDSDGSDSQESSEEAELRRKKIQVLKAQANARVAVLKEQLERKRREAYEREKKAWEDHLAAARAAKGGIAPVSAAGAAASSSDCPPPQAVPPQPDPAVKASAQPSSEASTPPISMTAALENVGAITPPKENLNETEATTVTRSEKKQILRRLNQNLKAQSPVDEAEETPPPPPAPSEPTPAPPQQPDAEKRRSSDGDRKKWEVAELPVLPVPQQTFGETCSTSSTTLASPEERPGSGGDRKRWEAAAPLVLAVAQQTLGETCITTADQTLGEVIRMGELQEDAPGKAWEASPVCQGPEPPQPLAEQLEVSTKPDGVKIPSEPLTSAVAQRPTDGNQDSDQKTSVVNTSLLPELADIEDPADLESVILEESPKQESNPPANVQQAWEQETQKQMPQGGVTGPTVTQDIEKSSEKPTDSSCSAQNEEPLFLKCSPAHRRAAALSVMSANSSMDESSSSLASRSRSVSPLRTKNQDALLIGLSAGMFDANNPKMLRTCSLPDLSRLFSPEQDSNEASKANVSPDKDLEIEDLEEGVKDDDQSDAEDAYEDEDLRDIRASMERLLQEEGDRNPVDVNGAGDFNGNPPQAGDGELYNTIASELDQDNNRMAVDDDEEDDEEEDEDDEDEEEDEDEDEECSNGSPADDEARELLADGDGEERQSDGKQLNEEWQSDGSGDDQGVEARHHDSIYSRLEELRFNLEQQMGFEKFIEAYNKIKAIHEDEDENIELGSSLVSNILGTEHQHLYPNILHLVMADGAYQEDAWRPVCVALG, from the exons ATGGAAAAGTACGAAAAGGTGAAACAAATTGGGGAGGGCTCGTTTGGAAAAGCCATCCTGGTGAAATCCAAAGATGATGGACGCCAGTATGTCATCAAGGAGATTGGCATATCTGGA ATGTCAAGTAAAGAGAGGCAGGAGTCCAGGAGAGAGGTTGCTGTTCTTGCCAACATGAGTCATCCCAACATTGTGCAGTATAAGGAGTCTTTTGAAG aaGGGGGATGCCTTTACATTGTCATGGACTACTGTGAGGGAGGGGACCTTTTCAAAAAGATCAACTCTCAGAAAGGAGTGCTGTTTCCCGAGGAACAA atCCTAGATTGGTTTGTGCAGATTTGCCTGGCCCTGAAGCACGTACACGGGCGGAAAATTCTCCACAGGGACATTAAATCTCAG aatatatttttgacaaaagaaGGGACGGTTCAACTTGGAGACTTTGGGATCGCGAGGGTCCTGAACAG tactGTAGAACTGGCGAGAACATGCATAGGGACTCCATATTACTTATCACCAGAGATCTGTGAAAACAAGCCGTACAACAATAAAAG TGATATTTGGGCCCTAGGGTGTGTACTCTATGAAATGTGCACTCTTAAGCATGCA tttgaagCTGGCAACATGAAGAACCTGGTTCTGAAGATAATTCGAGGCTCTTTCCCTCCTGTATCTGTTCACTATTCCCAAGAGCTACGCTCTCTCTTGGCGCAGCTTTTTAAACGCAACCCCCGGGAGAGGCCTTCAATCGGCAGTATTCTGGACAAGCCTTTCCTCTCTTGTAGGATAGAGAGGTTTCTCACACCACAG aTCATCGCTCAGGAATTCCGCCATGCTTTTCTTCACAAGCAGCCTAAAATGGGCGTGGCACAGGTGCCATCAG CTCAGAAGATTACAAAACCAGCATGTAAATATGGAGTGCCTTTAGCAGTGAGGAAGGCTGGCGACGGAGCAAAGAAGCCTTCGGAGAGGAAAGCTGCAGTAAAACACAAACCG GCCGTTCTCCCAGCAGCCCCTCACAGAAGAATCAGTCAAgtggaggaagaaaggaaaaagcaCGAG GATGGCATCAGAAAGAAAAGGATGGAGCTGATAGAGAAGGAAAGGAAACGGAGAGAACAG aTGTTCCTGTTGAAAGGCGAGCAAATGAAGAGATATGAGAAGGAAAAG ATTAGTCGAATAAACCAAGCCAGAGAACAAGGTTGGAAGCATGTCTTGAGTTCAAGTGGAGGCAGCAGCCCAGAGAGGAag tgttttgtggGTGGTAAAAGGGCTGTGGGGATCCAAGGTTCTGTTTTGAGCCCGTATGAACACCACTATGCTGCTGTGGACCAAGTAGCTAAACCCCAACCCAAAGACCCCAGCAGGGAGGGACCCTCAGCAGGACCTGGCAGTCCCATCAG aggcGTACCAGCTGCTGCCGGCCCAGTGCTGCTCAACGGACCGGCCCGTCGACTAAACTCCGACGTCATCAAGAGAGAACTTCAGAGGTTGCACCACGTTTCAAAACAAGCCCAGATTAGCCG GCAGCGCGGTCAGATACCAGCCGAAAGAGCCTTTCAGGTCGAGGAGTTTCTACAGCGCAAGAGAGAAGCAATGCTCAACAAAGTGAAAGCTGAGGGACAGCTG GGCACTCGACAAAACCTGGCTGCAATCTATGGAAGCCGGGCCGGCTCGGCTCGGTTCCGGCGACCTAAAGTCAACAAAGAGGAGGAG GAGTACTTGGCAAGACTCCGGCAGATCCGCCTGCAGAACTTCAATGAGCGTCAACAGATCAAAGCCCGGCTGCGAGGAGAGAAG tatGACAGCGACGGCTCTGATAGCCAGGAGTCAAGTGAGGAGGCAGAGCTCAGGAGGAAAAAGATACAGGTTTTAAAA GCTCAGGCAAACGCCCGTGTTGCTGTACTGAAGGAGCagctggagaggaagaggagggaagcGTACGAGAGAGAGAAGAAGGCCTGGGAGGACCAC CTTGCTGCAGCTCGAGCTGCCAAGGGCGGCATCGCACCTGTAAGTGCAGCAGGAGCCGCGGCGTCTTCCTCCGACTGTCCTCCTCCACAGGCCGTGCCACCGCAGCCCGACCCAGCCGTCAAAGCTTCGGCCCAGCCCTCATCCGAAGCCTCCACACCGCCCATCTCCATGACCGCTGCGCTGGAGAACGTCGGAGCG ATTACTCCACCAAAGGAGAACTTGAACGAAACAGAGGCAACGACCGTGACTCGG AGTGAGAAGAAGCAGATTCTGCGCAgactgaaccagaacctgaaaGCCCAGAGCCCGGTGGACGAGGCGGAGGAAACTCCTCCTCCGCCACCGGCACCATCAGAACCGACTCCTGCTCCGCCCCAACAGCCAGACGCTGAGAAACGCCGCTCTTCGGACGGAGACCGGAAAAAGTGGGAAGTGGCGGAGCTGCCTGTGCTCCCTGTGCCTCAGCAAACCTTTGGAGAAACTTGTTCCACATCAAGCA CCACTTTAGCATCTCCAGAGGAAAGGCCAGGCTCTGGTGGAGACAGGAAGAGGTGGGAGGCAGCGGCTCCTCTCGTCCTCGCCGTTGCACAGCAAACGCTCGGAGAGACGTGCATCACAACCGCCG ATCAAACGCTGGGGGAAGTTATACGGATGGGCGAGCTTCAGGAAGACGCTCCCGGGAAGGCGTGGGAGGCGAGTCCGGTGTGTCAGGGGCCGGAGCCGCCTCAGCCGCTCGCTGAACAGCTGGAGGTTTCCACAAAGC ctgatggtGTGAAAATTCCCAGTGAACCTTTGACCTCTGCTGTGGCTCAGAGACCGACTGATGGAAACCAGGATTCAGATCAGAAAACGTCAGTGGTAAACACATCGCTGCTGCCTGAACTTGCTGATATAGAGG ATCCAGCCGACCTGGAGTCAGTGATTTTGGAGGAGAGTCCTAAACAAGAATCAAATCCACCTGCTAATGTGCAACAAGCTTGGGAACAGGAAACCCAGAAGCAAAT GCCACAAGGGGGCGTTACAGGACCAACGGTCACTCAGGACATTGAGAAGAGTTCAGAGAAGCCAACCGACTCCTCAT GCTCGGCTCAAAACGAAGAGCCGCTGTTTCTGAAATGCTCGCCGGCCCACCGCCGCGCCGCTGCCCTCTCAGTGATGTCCGCCAATTCCTCCATGGATGAGTCATCCTCTTCTCTGGCCTCCCGCTCACGATCCGTCTCACCTTTGCGCACCAAGAACCAGGACGCCCTCCTCATTGGTCTCTCTGCCGGCATGTTTGATGCCAACAACCCAAAG ATGCTGCGGACGTGTTCTTTACCCGACCTCAGTCGACTGTTCAGCCCTGAGCAGGACTCCAATGAAGCTAGCAAGGCTAACGTTTCCCCGGACAAAGACCTGGAAATTGAGGATCTGGAGGAGGGTGTTAAAGACGACGACCAATCAGATGCTGAGGA TGCGTACGAAGACGAAGACCTGCGGGACATCCGGGCCTCGATGGAGAGACTGCTGCAGGAAGAAGGCGACAGAAACCCTGTAGACGTTAACGGAGCCGGAGATTTTAACGGAAACCCCCCACAGGCGGGCGACGGCGAGCTGTACAACACAATAGCCTCCGAGCTCGATCAGGACAACAACCGAATGGCTGTGGACGACGACGAAGAGGACgacgaggaggaggatgaggacgacgaggacgaagaggaggatgaggatgaagaCGAGGAGTGCTCTAACGGGAGTCCGGCAGACGACGAGGCCAGGGAGCTGCTGGCTGACGGAGACGGAGAGGAGCGGCAAAGCGACGGCAAGCAGCTCAACGAAGAATGGCAGTCAG ATGGCAGCGGAGACGATCAGGGTGTGGAGGCTCGCCATCACGACAGCATCTACAGTCGCCTGGAGGAGCTGCGCTTCAACCTAGAGCAGCAGATGGGATTCGAGAAGTTCATCGAAGCTTATAACAAGATAAAG gcTATacatgaagatgaagatgagaaTATTGAACTGGGTTCCAGTTTGGTGTCAAACATCCTAGGAACTGAGCACCAGCATCTGTACCCCAACATCCTTCATCTAGTGATGGCTGACGGTGCATACCAAGAAG ATGCGTGGCGTCCAGTCTGCGTCGCTTTAGGTTAG
- the nek1 gene encoding serine/threonine-protein kinase Nek1 isoform X3, which yields MEKYEKVKQIGEGSFGKAILVKSKDDGRQYVIKEIGISGMSSKERQESRREVAVLANMSHPNIVQYKESFEEGGCLYIVMDYCEGGDLFKKINSQKGVLFPEEQILDWFVQICLALKHVHGRKILHRDIKSQNIFLTKEGTVQLGDFGIARVLNSTVELARTCIGTPYYLSPEICENKPYNNKSDIWALGCVLYEMCTLKHAFEAGNMKNLVLKIIRGSFPPVSVHYSQELRSLLAQLFKRNPRERPSIGSILDKPFLSCRIERFLTPQIIAQEFRHAFLHKQPKMGVAQVPSAQKITKPACKYGVPLAVRKAGDGAKKPSERKAAVKHKPAVLPAAPHRRISQVEEERKKHEDGIRKKRMELIEKERKRREQMFLLKGEQMKRYEKEKISRINQAREQGWKHVLSSSGGSSPERKCFVGGKRAVGIQGSVLSPYEHHYAAVDQVAKPQPKDPSREGPSAGPGSPIRGVPAAAGPVLLNGPARRLNSDVIKRELQRLHHVSKQAQISRQRGQIPAERAFQVEEFLQRKREAMLNKVKAEGQLGTRQNLAAIYGSRAGSARFRRPKVNKEEEEYLARLRQIRLQNFNERQQIKARLRGEKYDSDGSDSQESSEEAELRRKKIQVLKAQANARVAVLKEQLERKRREAYEREKKAWEDHLAAARAAKGGIAPVSAAGAAASSSDCPPPQAVPPQPDPAVKASAQPSSEASTPPISMTAALENVGAITPPKENLNETEATTVTRSEKKQILRRLNQNLKAQSPVDEAEETPPPPPAPSEPTPAPPQQPDAEKRRSSDGDRKKWEVAELPVLPVPQQTFGETCSTSSTTLASPEERPGSGGDRKRWEAAAPLVLAVAQQTLGETCITTADQTLGEVIRMGELQEDAPGKAWEASPVCQGPEPPQPLAEQLEVSTKPDGVKIPSEPLTSAVAQRPTDGNQDSDQKTSVVNTSLLPELADIEDPADLESVILEESPKQESNPPANVQQAWEQETQKQMPQGGVTGPTVTQDIEKSSEKPTDSSCSAQNEEPLFLKCSPAHRRAAALSVMSANSSMDESSSSLASRSRSVSPLRTKNQDALLIGLSAGMFDANNPKMLRTCSLPDLSRLFSPEQDSNEASKANVSPDKDLEIEDLEEGVKDDDQSDAEDAYEDEDLRDIRASMERLLQEEGDRNPVDVNGAGDFNGNPPQAGDGELYNTIASELDQDNNRMAVDDDEEDDEEEDEDDEDEEEDEDEDEECSNGSPADDEARELLADGDGEERQSDGKQLNEEWQSDGSGDDQGVEARHHDSIYSRLEELRFNLEQQMGFEKFIEAYNKIKAIHEDEDENIELGSSLVSNILGTEHQHLYPNILHLVMADGAYQEDNDE from the exons ATGGAAAAGTACGAAAAGGTGAAACAAATTGGGGAGGGCTCGTTTGGAAAAGCCATCCTGGTGAAATCCAAAGATGATGGACGCCAGTATGTCATCAAGGAGATTGGCATATCTGGA ATGTCAAGTAAAGAGAGGCAGGAGTCCAGGAGAGAGGTTGCTGTTCTTGCCAACATGAGTCATCCCAACATTGTGCAGTATAAGGAGTCTTTTGAAG aaGGGGGATGCCTTTACATTGTCATGGACTACTGTGAGGGAGGGGACCTTTTCAAAAAGATCAACTCTCAGAAAGGAGTGCTGTTTCCCGAGGAACAA atCCTAGATTGGTTTGTGCAGATTTGCCTGGCCCTGAAGCACGTACACGGGCGGAAAATTCTCCACAGGGACATTAAATCTCAG aatatatttttgacaaaagaaGGGACGGTTCAACTTGGAGACTTTGGGATCGCGAGGGTCCTGAACAG tactGTAGAACTGGCGAGAACATGCATAGGGACTCCATATTACTTATCACCAGAGATCTGTGAAAACAAGCCGTACAACAATAAAAG TGATATTTGGGCCCTAGGGTGTGTACTCTATGAAATGTGCACTCTTAAGCATGCA tttgaagCTGGCAACATGAAGAACCTGGTTCTGAAGATAATTCGAGGCTCTTTCCCTCCTGTATCTGTTCACTATTCCCAAGAGCTACGCTCTCTCTTGGCGCAGCTTTTTAAACGCAACCCCCGGGAGAGGCCTTCAATCGGCAGTATTCTGGACAAGCCTTTCCTCTCTTGTAGGATAGAGAGGTTTCTCACACCACAG aTCATCGCTCAGGAATTCCGCCATGCTTTTCTTCACAAGCAGCCTAAAATGGGCGTGGCACAGGTGCCATCAG CTCAGAAGATTACAAAACCAGCATGTAAATATGGAGTGCCTTTAGCAGTGAGGAAGGCTGGCGACGGAGCAAAGAAGCCTTCGGAGAGGAAAGCTGCAGTAAAACACAAACCG GCCGTTCTCCCAGCAGCCCCTCACAGAAGAATCAGTCAAgtggaggaagaaaggaaaaagcaCGAG GATGGCATCAGAAAGAAAAGGATGGAGCTGATAGAGAAGGAAAGGAAACGGAGAGAACAG aTGTTCCTGTTGAAAGGCGAGCAAATGAAGAGATATGAGAAGGAAAAG ATTAGTCGAATAAACCAAGCCAGAGAACAAGGTTGGAAGCATGTCTTGAGTTCAAGTGGAGGCAGCAGCCCAGAGAGGAag tgttttgtggGTGGTAAAAGGGCTGTGGGGATCCAAGGTTCTGTTTTGAGCCCGTATGAACACCACTATGCTGCTGTGGACCAAGTAGCTAAACCCCAACCCAAAGACCCCAGCAGGGAGGGACCCTCAGCAGGACCTGGCAGTCCCATCAG aggcGTACCAGCTGCTGCCGGCCCAGTGCTGCTCAACGGACCGGCCCGTCGACTAAACTCCGACGTCATCAAGAGAGAACTTCAGAGGTTGCACCACGTTTCAAAACAAGCCCAGATTAGCCG GCAGCGCGGTCAGATACCAGCCGAAAGAGCCTTTCAGGTCGAGGAGTTTCTACAGCGCAAGAGAGAAGCAATGCTCAACAAAGTGAAAGCTGAGGGACAGCTG GGCACTCGACAAAACCTGGCTGCAATCTATGGAAGCCGGGCCGGCTCGGCTCGGTTCCGGCGACCTAAAGTCAACAAAGAGGAGGAG GAGTACTTGGCAAGACTCCGGCAGATCCGCCTGCAGAACTTCAATGAGCGTCAACAGATCAAAGCCCGGCTGCGAGGAGAGAAG tatGACAGCGACGGCTCTGATAGCCAGGAGTCAAGTGAGGAGGCAGAGCTCAGGAGGAAAAAGATACAGGTTTTAAAA GCTCAGGCAAACGCCCGTGTTGCTGTACTGAAGGAGCagctggagaggaagaggagggaagcGTACGAGAGAGAGAAGAAGGCCTGGGAGGACCAC CTTGCTGCAGCTCGAGCTGCCAAGGGCGGCATCGCACCTGTAAGTGCAGCAGGAGCCGCGGCGTCTTCCTCCGACTGTCCTCCTCCACAGGCCGTGCCACCGCAGCCCGACCCAGCCGTCAAAGCTTCGGCCCAGCCCTCATCCGAAGCCTCCACACCGCCCATCTCCATGACCGCTGCGCTGGAGAACGTCGGAGCG ATTACTCCACCAAAGGAGAACTTGAACGAAACAGAGGCAACGACCGTGACTCGG AGTGAGAAGAAGCAGATTCTGCGCAgactgaaccagaacctgaaaGCCCAGAGCCCGGTGGACGAGGCGGAGGAAACTCCTCCTCCGCCACCGGCACCATCAGAACCGACTCCTGCTCCGCCCCAACAGCCAGACGCTGAGAAACGCCGCTCTTCGGACGGAGACCGGAAAAAGTGGGAAGTGGCGGAGCTGCCTGTGCTCCCTGTGCCTCAGCAAACCTTTGGAGAAACTTGTTCCACATCAAGCA CCACTTTAGCATCTCCAGAGGAAAGGCCAGGCTCTGGTGGAGACAGGAAGAGGTGGGAGGCAGCGGCTCCTCTCGTCCTCGCCGTTGCACAGCAAACGCTCGGAGAGACGTGCATCACAACCGCCG ATCAAACGCTGGGGGAAGTTATACGGATGGGCGAGCTTCAGGAAGACGCTCCCGGGAAGGCGTGGGAGGCGAGTCCGGTGTGTCAGGGGCCGGAGCCGCCTCAGCCGCTCGCTGAACAGCTGGAGGTTTCCACAAAGC ctgatggtGTGAAAATTCCCAGTGAACCTTTGACCTCTGCTGTGGCTCAGAGACCGACTGATGGAAACCAGGATTCAGATCAGAAAACGTCAGTGGTAAACACATCGCTGCTGCCTGAACTTGCTGATATAGAGG ATCCAGCCGACCTGGAGTCAGTGATTTTGGAGGAGAGTCCTAAACAAGAATCAAATCCACCTGCTAATGTGCAACAAGCTTGGGAACAGGAAACCCAGAAGCAAAT GCCACAAGGGGGCGTTACAGGACCAACGGTCACTCAGGACATTGAGAAGAGTTCAGAGAAGCCAACCGACTCCTCAT GCTCGGCTCAAAACGAAGAGCCGCTGTTTCTGAAATGCTCGCCGGCCCACCGCCGCGCCGCTGCCCTCTCAGTGATGTCCGCCAATTCCTCCATGGATGAGTCATCCTCTTCTCTGGCCTCCCGCTCACGATCCGTCTCACCTTTGCGCACCAAGAACCAGGACGCCCTCCTCATTGGTCTCTCTGCCGGCATGTTTGATGCCAACAACCCAAAG ATGCTGCGGACGTGTTCTTTACCCGACCTCAGTCGACTGTTCAGCCCTGAGCAGGACTCCAATGAAGCTAGCAAGGCTAACGTTTCCCCGGACAAAGACCTGGAAATTGAGGATCTGGAGGAGGGTGTTAAAGACGACGACCAATCAGATGCTGAGGA TGCGTACGAAGACGAAGACCTGCGGGACATCCGGGCCTCGATGGAGAGACTGCTGCAGGAAGAAGGCGACAGAAACCCTGTAGACGTTAACGGAGCCGGAGATTTTAACGGAAACCCCCCACAGGCGGGCGACGGCGAGCTGTACAACACAATAGCCTCCGAGCTCGATCAGGACAACAACCGAATGGCTGTGGACGACGACGAAGAGGACgacgaggaggaggatgaggacgacgaggacgaagaggaggatgaggatgaagaCGAGGAGTGCTCTAACGGGAGTCCGGCAGACGACGAGGCCAGGGAGCTGCTGGCTGACGGAGACGGAGAGGAGCGGCAAAGCGACGGCAAGCAGCTCAACGAAGAATGGCAGTCAG ATGGCAGCGGAGACGATCAGGGTGTGGAGGCTCGCCATCACGACAGCATCTACAGTCGCCTGGAGGAGCTGCGCTTCAACCTAGAGCAGCAGATGGGATTCGAGAAGTTCATCGAAGCTTATAACAAGATAAAG gcTATacatgaagatgaagatgagaaTATTGAACTGGGTTCCAGTTTGGTGTCAAACATCCTAGGAACTGAGCACCAGCATCTGTACCCCAACATCCTTCATCTAGTGATGGCTGACGGTGCATACCAAGAAG ACAACGACGAGTAA